Proteins encoded in a region of the Gallalistipes aquisgranensis genome:
- a CDS encoding DUF4998 domain-containing protein: protein MKSIKKLYGIIVPAIIGLVGCTGMNESIEPYLSQGEIIYISKPDSAFAYAGDERFMIRFWMSDPRATRMHIYWSQRTDSLIIPITEDDKKDMIDVYIGDADNPIAEGNYTIELVTHDNLGHKSIVDEKVVNVYGEIFEKRVVPKFIKSAKYRKATNYVPEGIDIVWGSAASEKEIGVTLYYTGSDGEPKEEFYISSELKNGLSLENIDLRQPISYVTHFLPEPTAIDTFRTVHEELLFTGSPYQ from the coding sequence ATGAAATCGATAAAAAAATTATATGGAATCATCGTTCCGGCGATAATCGGTCTGGTCGGCTGTACGGGCATGAACGAGAGCATCGAGCCCTATTTATCCCAAGGGGAGATCATCTACATTTCGAAACCGGACTCAGCTTTCGCCTATGCCGGAGACGAGCGTTTCATGATCCGGTTTTGGATGTCCGATCCGCGTGCTACAAGAATGCACATATACTGGTCCCAGAGAACCGACTCGTTGATTATACCCATCACTGAGGACGACAAAAAGGATATGATCGATGTCTATATAGGCGATGCCGACAACCCCATAGCCGAGGGTAACTACACTATCGAACTGGTCACCCACGACAATCTGGGCCACAAATCGATCGTAGATGAAAAAGTGGTCAATGTCTACGGTGAGATTTTCGAAAAACGGGTTGTCCCCAAATTCATCAAATCGGCCAAGTATCGCAAAGCGACAAACTATGTTCCTGAAGGTATAGACATCGTATGGGGAAGTGCCGCATCGGAAAAAGAGATCGGCGTGACGCTATACTATACCGGTAGCGACGGAGAACCCAAGGAGGAATTCTATATCTCGTCAGAACTCAAAAACGGCCTTTCTCTGGAAAATATCGATTTGCGCCAGCCGATCAGCTATGTGACACACTTTTTGCCCGAACCGACGGCCATAGATACCTTTAGGACGGTGCATGAGGAGTTGCTCTTTACCGGTTCGCCCTATCAATAA
- a CDS encoding DUF5000 domain-containing lipoprotein encodes MKSISFIIIACLCLLYGCKEEVVGQYPVDSTPPQMVSNVVVTNLPGKVSITYQLPNEPDLLYVKAVYTDALGHPQEVKASVFNNKLEISGFGRKIKRTISLISVDRSRNESGPVYVEIEPEDSPIYTAVAQLKVRPSWSGLVLNWENPTREQFIVRVLKMDQDNKFTEIDTFYSTEESAQRSVRGQEPKPSTFGFVIQDVYGNTSDTVQVNLTPYYEIEIPSNLFTALPLAPGYKFRKAQGNITCLWDGIHGDGTKLLYIAAGGAPNPYFTIDLGKEYLMSRMKMWQRANADYQFQLHCPHIFEIWGTSDPMAAADPSNWEGWTKLALFESIRPSGLGPDVKPTPEDLEYANAGEEFEFPNDIIPIRYFRFRSVENWGKSTGLHFDELKLWGKEATEEDGEDGEGEVGGEGNEGDE; translated from the coding sequence ATGAAAAGTATAAGTTTCATCATTATAGCATGTCTCTGCCTCCTGTATGGTTGCAAAGAGGAGGTAGTGGGACAATATCCTGTAGATTCAACACCTCCACAGATGGTATCGAATGTCGTCGTAACAAATCTCCCGGGCAAGGTATCCATCACCTATCAACTTCCCAACGAACCGGACCTGCTTTACGTAAAGGCAGTTTACACCGACGCTTTAGGCCATCCGCAGGAGGTAAAGGCTTCCGTATTCAACAACAAACTGGAGATCTCTGGTTTCGGCCGGAAAATCAAACGTACGATCAGCTTGATTTCCGTCGACCGCAGCCGCAATGAATCGGGCCCTGTATATGTCGAAATCGAACCTGAAGACTCGCCCATTTATACAGCAGTGGCGCAGCTAAAAGTCAGACCAAGCTGGAGCGGTCTTGTTTTAAACTGGGAGAACCCCACACGAGAACAGTTTATCGTGAGGGTACTGAAAATGGATCAAGACAATAAATTCACAGAAATAGACACTTTCTATTCGACCGAGGAATCCGCACAACGCTCGGTGCGCGGCCAGGAGCCCAAACCCAGCACATTCGGATTCGTGATACAGGATGTCTACGGCAACACATCCGACACAGTCCAAGTCAACTTGACCCCTTACTACGAGATTGAGATTCCGTCCAATCTGTTTACAGCGCTTCCTCTGGCTCCGGGCTATAAGTTCCGCAAAGCACAGGGAAACATAACGTGTCTTTGGGACGGTATCCACGGCGACGGAACGAAACTTCTCTATATCGCTGCGGGCGGCGCTCCGAATCCCTACTTCACCATCGACCTGGGTAAAGAATACCTCATGTCGCGTATGAAAATGTGGCAACGAGCGAATGCCGACTACCAGTTTCAGCTCCACTGCCCCCATATCTTCGAAATCTGGGGAACCTCCGATCCTATGGCAGCAGCCGATCCCTCCAATTGGGAAGGATGGACCAAACTGGCGCTCTTCGAGAGCATTCGTCCCTCTGGCCTGGGCCCGGACGTAAAACCCACGCCCGAAGACCTCGAATATGCCAATGCAGGCGAAGAGTTCGAATTCCCGAATGACATTATTCCGATCCGGTATTTCCGTTTCCGGAGTGTCGAAAACTGGGGTAAAAGTACGGGTCTCCACTTCGACGAGTTGAAGTTGTGGGGTAAGGAAGCGACAGAAGAAGACGGAGAAGACGGAGAAGGTGAAGTCGGCGGAGAAGGAAACGAAGGAGATGAATAA
- a CDS encoding RagB/SusD family nutrient uptake outer membrane protein, with translation MKKYHIVSTLLLVSMSSCAGYLDIVPDDVATIDYAFRDKVKAERFLATCYSYIPDIGNPAKDPAIMGSDETWNFINKTEASSTVGNYNSFYIKMGLQNSNAPYVNYWDGENSGGDLFEGIRNCNIFLENADKVGPQLAGAEKEQWKAEAKFLKAYYHYYLMRMYGPIPLMRENMSIEASTEEVKVYRDPLDECVNYVIQLIDEAVPYLPLKINDPGVDMGRITQAIALAIKAEILVTFASPLFNGNPDFISLTDNRGVKLFPQTRDDSKWERAALACKNAIDTCLLAGHDLFEFNDPNYVYMLSPETILQQSLRCAATDRYNKEIIWGNTSANSKNYQSHTLPFFEDSYQSTIPWRGLLAPTFKMAELYYSVNGVPIEEDNEYEYGDRFSIATADQTTHKYSIQPDFKTAKLHMNREARFYANLAFDGGYWYGNGRYGDVDANEATAAWKMRMKQGETMGKCGPVRYSVTGYWAKKPSSIQSSVTSAGRSNIYRYSFPIIRLADLYLYYAEALNETKEQPDDEVYYYIDLVRKRAGLKGVVESWAEHSTYPTKPTTKEGFREIVHRERMIELSFESKRFWDLRRWKEAHEVVPGLIQAWNIDASDEAEYYRVTTIDNIGFRTRDYLWPIKDYAIRVNGNLVQNPNW, from the coding sequence ATGAAAAAATATCACATAGTTTCAACCCTGCTGTTAGTATCGATGTCATCCTGTGCGGGATACCTGGATATAGTTCCCGACGATGTGGCAACCATCGATTACGCTTTCCGGGACAAAGTCAAAGCGGAAAGATTTTTGGCCACTTGTTACAGCTATATTCCCGATATAGGCAATCCTGCCAAGGACCCAGCCATTATGGGTAGCGACGAAACCTGGAACTTTATCAACAAGACCGAAGCAAGTAGCACCGTGGGCAACTACAACAGCTTCTATATCAAAATGGGATTGCAGAACAGCAATGCTCCCTACGTCAACTACTGGGACGGAGAGAATTCGGGAGGTGATCTGTTCGAAGGCATCCGCAACTGCAATATCTTTCTCGAAAACGCCGATAAAGTAGGCCCCCAGTTGGCAGGAGCCGAGAAAGAGCAATGGAAAGCCGAAGCCAAATTCCTCAAGGCCTATTACCATTATTACCTGATGCGCATGTACGGTCCCATTCCGCTCATGCGTGAAAACATGTCGATCGAAGCCTCGACGGAGGAAGTCAAGGTCTACCGAGACCCCCTGGACGAATGTGTGAACTATGTCATACAGCTCATCGACGAGGCAGTACCCTATCTTCCTCTGAAGATCAACGATCCGGGAGTCGACATGGGCCGCATTACGCAAGCAATTGCACTGGCCATCAAAGCAGAAATATTGGTTACTTTTGCAAGTCCCTTGTTTAATGGAAACCCCGATTTCATATCGCTAACCGACAACCGCGGCGTAAAATTGTTCCCTCAGACCCGCGACGACTCAAAATGGGAGAGAGCTGCCCTCGCCTGCAAAAATGCGATCGACACTTGTCTGTTGGCGGGACACGATTTATTCGAATTCAACGATCCCAACTATGTTTACATGCTTTCACCTGAGACAATTTTGCAGCAATCGTTACGGTGTGCAGCTACCGACCGATACAACAAGGAGATCATTTGGGGCAACACGAGTGCCAATTCGAAAAATTATCAATCGCATACCCTGCCTTTCTTCGAGGACTCTTACCAAAGTACGATACCCTGGCGCGGCCTTCTGGCTCCGACGTTCAAAATGGCCGAACTATATTACTCCGTCAATGGCGTACCTATCGAAGAAGACAACGAATATGAATACGGCGACAGGTTCTCCATTGCCACAGCCGACCAAACCACCCACAAATACTCGATTCAACCCGACTTCAAAACGGCGAAACTTCATATGAATCGCGAAGCCCGTTTTTATGCAAATCTGGCTTTCGACGGAGGATATTGGTACGGCAACGGACGTTATGGCGACGTGGACGCCAACGAAGCGACAGCCGCATGGAAAATGCGCATGAAACAAGGTGAGACCATGGGTAAATGCGGTCCCGTACGTTATTCCGTAACCGGCTATTGGGCCAAGAAACCGAGCAGTATCCAGAGCTCTGTTACCTCTGCAGGCCGGTCAAACATTTATCGTTACAGTTTTCCCATCATCCGTCTGGCCGACCTATATCTCTATTATGCCGAGGCGCTGAATGAAACAAAGGAACAACCCGATGACGAAGTGTATTATTACATCGACCTCGTACGTAAAAGAGCCGGCCTGAAAGGTGTCGTAGAAAGTTGGGCCGAACATTCGACTTATCCTACCAAACCGACGACTAAAGAGGGTTTCCGGGAAATCGTTCATCGGGAACGGATGATCGAACTCAGTTTCGAGAGCAAACGATTCTGGGATTTGCGCCGTTGGAAAGAGGCCCACGAAGTGGTCCCAGGGCTAATCCAAGCATGGAATATCGACGCATCGGACGAAGCCGAATATTATCGCGTCACAACGATCGACAACATCGGTTTCCGCACAAGGGATTATCTGTGGCCTATTAAAGACTATGCCATCCGCGTGAATGGCAATCTGGTTCAAAACCCCAACTGGTAA
- a CDS encoding LacI family DNA-binding transcriptional regulator: MRHFTTIKDIAKKLGVSTSTVSRALADRWDINPKTRELVLETARAMNYKPNPMAVMLSKHQTKTIGIIIPEFYNSFFPTVIEGIQDVLQKTGHKLLIMQSKESMETERVNMEFLENCMVDGIILAITQEGENVEQYRGLIERSIPIVFISRASMQVNAPRVMIDNYKMSFAAVEHLILTGRRHIAHISGPVSLNITGDRTKGYLDALAKYGLEEDRSLIVPGGMVLEGGYEAACTLLKSKRNIDAIFAFNDHAAIGAMRYLKEVGVSIPEDIAIVGFSESHSALVVEPRLTSVAQPLTEMGRKAAEIILKLIDNKKFPEMNVCLEAQLNIRESSFKI; encoded by the coding sequence ATGAGACATTTCACCACGATTAAGGATATTGCTAAAAAATTGGGAGTCTCTACGTCGACCGTTTCAAGGGCCTTGGCCGATCGGTGGGATATCAATCCGAAGACCCGGGAGCTCGTTCTGGAGACGGCTCGGGCAATGAACTACAAACCCAATCCTATGGCGGTGATGTTGTCGAAGCATCAGACCAAAACTATCGGCATAATCATTCCCGAGTTTTATAATTCATTTTTCCCTACGGTCATCGAAGGAATTCAGGATGTGCTCCAAAAGACCGGGCACAAATTGCTTATCATGCAGTCGAAAGAGTCGATGGAAACCGAACGTGTAAACATGGAGTTTCTCGAAAATTGCATGGTCGATGGAATTATCCTGGCTATCACGCAAGAGGGTGAAAATGTCGAACAATACAGGGGGCTGATCGAAAGGAGTATCCCGATTGTTTTCATTTCGCGGGCCTCCATGCAGGTCAATGCTCCGAGAGTGATGATCGATAACTACAAAATGTCGTTTGCGGCCGTTGAACATCTGATACTCACCGGTCGTAGACATATTGCCCACATTTCGGGTCCTGTCAGTTTGAACATAACGGGTGACAGAACGAAGGGCTACCTTGATGCGTTGGCTAAATACGGGCTCGAAGAGGATCGATCGCTCATCGTTCCGGGGGGAATGGTACTTGAAGGTGGCTACGAGGCTGCGTGTACGTTGTTGAAGTCGAAACGGAATATCGATGCCATTTTTGCCTTTAACGACCATGCGGCGATCGGTGCCATGCGTTATTTGAAAGAGGTGGGGGTAAGTATTCCTGAAGATATTGCTATTGTGGGGTTTTCCGAATCTCATTCGGCACTTGTTGTCGAACCTCGGTTGACTTCCGTTGCCCAGCCGCTTACCGAGATGGGACGCAAAGCGGCGGAGATCATTTTGAAATTGATAGATAACAAGAAATTCCCTGAAATGAACGTTTGTCTCGAGGCTCAATTGAATATTCGTGAGTCGTCGTTTAAAATCTGA